CGCTTGCGTCGGGTTGTCCGGGTCGGCGGCGAACGCCCGGGCCAGGATTGCGGTCGTGGCGTTCGGGGCCTCGTTGCGGGCGATGTCGATCGCCGTCTCGACTCGGCTGCCGCCCTCGCGGCGGTTGACGGTCAACCCCTCATCGGTGAGTTGTGTCGTCACCTCGTTGCCGACGGCAGCAACCCCGCCCAGGATGGTTGCCGAGTCCGCACCAAGCCGATCGATCTGGGCCAGCACCCGGTCGCTGACCGGGCCGGAGCTGGGCACCAGCAGCAGCGGTGAGTTCGACTGCATCAGCCCGCCCGCCAGTGCGTCGGCGAAGTTGTCATCCCGACTGATGAGCACTCGCTCGACGTTGGTGAACTCGGTCTCCTCGGTCAGCCGGGCTGCGATCTCAGCGTTGGAGGGTGCCTCGTTGTCCTTGATGACCGACAAGTTGTTGTCGGACTGTGCGGCTGCGGGGGAGGCCGGAATGGCGAGCAGCGCGAACACGAGTGCCACGACCAGCAACGCCAGCGGGCCAGCCCGGAGAGCCCGAGAAGAGGTGCGAATCATGCGCTGCAGCCTAATCCTGCCGCGAGGCGCAAACCACCCGAGGTCGGCAGGCGTTACCGGCCCGTTAGCAGTGGGCGACCTCAGCCGAACCGACCGGTGATGTACTGCTGGGTCCGGTCGTCCTCGGGGTTGCTGAACAGCGTCTGAGTCGGGGCGTACTCGACCAGCCGTCCGGACCGGTGGTCCTTGCCGCTGGTGTCCTCGACGACCTCGGTGGTGAAGAACGCGGTCCGATCGCTCGCTCGGGCCGCCTGTTGCATGTTGTGCGTGACGATCACGATGGTGTACTCGTCCTTGAGCTTGGCCATCAGATCCTCGATGCGATGCGTCGCCACCGGGTCGAGGGCCGAGCAGGGCTCGTCCATGAGGATCACGTCGGGCTCGACCGCGATCGCACGGGCGATGCACAGCCGCTGCTGCTGTCCACCGGAGAGGCTGTAGCCGCTCTCGTCCAGCTTGTCCTTGACCTCGTCCCACAGCGCCGCGCCCCGCAGCGACTTCTCGACGATGTCGTCCATGTTCTCCTTCATGCCCTGGGCACGAGGTCCGTAGGCGACGTTGTCGTAGATCGACTTGGGGAAGGGGTTGGGCTTCTGGAAGACCATGCCGACACGTCGCCGCACCTCGACCGGGTCGACCTCGTCGGCGTAGAGGTCGTTGCCGTGATAGGTGATCGTGCCCGTCATGTGCGAGGAGGGGATCAGGTCGTTGGTCCGGTTGTAGGCCCGCAACAGCGTCGACTTGCCACAGCCCGAGGGACCGATGAACGCCGTGATCTCGTTCTCGTAGATGGTGAAGTCCACCTCGCGGATGGCCGGTACGTCGCCGTAGAAGATCGTGACACCGGCGGTCTCGAAGACGGCAGGACGCTCAGGGAGCGGATCACGCTCGTCCAGGTCCAGCTCCGGCGCGAGATTGGTCGTGATCGCGGT
The sequence above is a segment of the Euzebya tangerina genome. Coding sequences within it:
- the pstB gene encoding phosphate ABC transporter ATP-binding protein PstB, encoding MTDINQAAAQETEQSTAITTNLAPELDLDERDPLPERPAVFETAGVTIFYGDVPAIREVDFTIYENEITAFIGPSGCGKSTLLRAYNRTNDLIPSSHMTGTITYHGNDLYADEVDPVEVRRRVGMVFQKPNPFPKSIYDNVAYGPRAQGMKENMDDIVEKSLRGAALWDEVKDKLDESGYSLSGGQQQRLCIARAIAVEPDVILMDEPCSALDPVATHRIEDLMAKLKDEYTIVIVTHNMQQAARASDRTAFFTTEVVEDTSGKDHRSGRLVEYAPTQTLFSNPEDDRTQQYITGRFG